In one Bacillus mesophilus genomic region, the following are encoded:
- a CDS encoding acyl-CoA dehydrogenase family protein, translated as MNFDLNSEQILLQKMIREFSNEEVAPGAEKRDKDKQFPIEIFNKLGKLGMMGLPFDEEYGGAGADTISFAIVVEELSRACGSTGITYSAHISLGGAPINMFGTEQQKRTYLPSICSGESFGAFGLTEPNAGSDAGGTQTVAKEVGDNFLINGNKCYITNASYAKFLALTAITGQTGQKKEISAIIVPTDAPGFRVIDAYEKMGLHSSNTTELVLEDVMVPQDHLLGKRGEGFKQFLKTLDGGRIGIGAMAVGIAQAAYEKSLSYAQERRQFGSPISKFQAIQFKLADMAMKIELARNMVYKAAWLKDQGRPFSKEASMCKLYASEICMEVTNQAVQIHGGNGYMRDYHVERYMRDAKLLEIGEGTSEIQRVVIAREIGC; from the coding sequence ATGAACTTTGATTTAAATTCAGAGCAAATACTACTACAAAAAATGATTAGGGAATTTTCTAATGAAGAGGTTGCACCTGGTGCAGAAAAAAGAGATAAAGATAAACAGTTTCCAATCGAAATATTTAATAAACTAGGAAAACTTGGGATGATGGGACTTCCTTTTGATGAAGAGTATGGTGGAGCAGGCGCAGATACTATAAGCTTTGCTATAGTAGTTGAGGAATTAAGTAGAGCTTGTGGGTCAACAGGTATTACATATTCTGCCCATATATCATTGGGTGGAGCACCAATTAATATGTTTGGTACTGAGCAGCAAAAGCGTACATATCTTCCTTCTATTTGTTCTGGTGAATCCTTTGGTGCCTTCGGTTTAACTGAGCCTAATGCAGGGTCAGATGCAGGGGGAACACAAACTGTTGCCAAGGAAGTAGGAGATAACTTCTTAATTAACGGTAACAAATGTTACATAACGAATGCGAGCTACGCAAAGTTTTTAGCTTTAACTGCAATTACTGGTCAAACTGGTCAAAAAAAGGAGATTAGTGCGATTATTGTTCCAACTGATGCACCTGGATTTAGAGTAATAGATGCCTATGAAAAGATGGGGCTCCATTCTTCTAACACAACAGAGTTAGTCTTAGAAGATGTGATGGTTCCTCAAGATCACCTTCTAGGAAAGCGTGGAGAAGGCTTTAAGCAGTTTTTAAAGACACTTGATGGTGGAAGGATTGGAATCGGTGCAATGGCCGTAGGAATTGCTCAGGCAGCCTATGAGAAGTCGTTGAGTTATGCACAGGAACGTAGGCAGTTTGGTTCACCTATTTCTAAATTTCAAGCGATCCAATTTAAGTTAGCGGATATGGCCATGAAGATTGAGTTAGCTAGAAATATGGTTTATAAAGCTGCTTGGTTAAAGGATCAAGGTAGACCATTCTCAAAGGAAGCTTCGATGTGTAAACTTTATGCGTCAGAAATATGTATGGAAGTAACGAATCAAGCTGTTCAGATTCATGGTGGTAATGGGTATATGCGCGATTATCATGTTGAACGATATATGAGAGATGCAAAATTGCTTGAAATTGGTGAGGGAACTTCCGAAATACAACGAGTAGTCATTGCAAGAGAAATTGGCTGTTAA
- the rpoD gene encoding RNA polymerase sigma factor RpoD, whose protein sequence is MAEKPTQSKQVEADTDELTLDQVKEQLVNLGKKRGVLTYEEIADKMSGFEIESDQMDEYYEFLGEQGVEIIGDGEEENPNIQQLAKDEEFDLNDLSVPPGVKINDPVRMYLKEIGRVDLLSAEDEIQLAKRIEKGDEEAKRRLAEANLRLVVSIAKRYVGRGMLFLDLIQEGNMGLIKAVEKFDYEKGYKFSTYATWWIRQAITRAIADQARTIRIPVHMVETINKLIRVQRQLLQDLGREPSPEEIAEDMDLTPDKVREILKIAQEPVSLETPIGEEDDSHLGDFIEDQDATSPSEHAAYELLKEQLEDVLDTLTDREENVLRLRFGLDDGRTRTLEEVGKVFGVTRERIRQIEAKALRKLRHPSRSKRLKDFLE, encoded by the coding sequence ATGGCTGAAAAACCAACTCAATCTAAACAAGTTGAAGCAGATACTGATGAGTTAACACTTGATCAGGTTAAGGAACAGCTTGTTAATTTAGGGAAGAAGCGTGGAGTTCTCACGTATGAAGAAATAGCCGATAAGATGTCTGGATTTGAAATAGAATCGGATCAAATGGATGAATATTATGAATTTTTAGGTGAGCAAGGTGTTGAAATTATTGGTGACGGTGAAGAAGAGAATCCAAATATCCAACAACTTGCTAAGGACGAGGAATTTGATTTAAATGACCTAAGCGTTCCTCCCGGTGTTAAAATCAATGACCCTGTTAGAATGTACCTGAAAGAAATCGGACGTGTTGATTTACTATCTGCTGAAGATGAGATTCAATTGGCAAAGCGGATTGAAAAAGGTGATGAAGAAGCTAAGAGAAGACTGGCAGAAGCTAACCTACGTTTAGTTGTAAGTATCGCAAAGCGTTACGTTGGTAGAGGGATGTTGTTCCTAGATCTTATCCAAGAAGGAAATATGGGCCTCATTAAGGCTGTTGAGAAGTTTGATTATGAAAAGGGATATAAGTTTAGTACTTATGCAACCTGGTGGATTCGTCAGGCGATAACTAGAGCGATTGCAGATCAAGCGAGAACGATTCGTATTCCTGTTCATATGGTAGAAACCATTAATAAGTTGATAAGAGTCCAGAGACAACTACTTCAAGATTTAGGTAGAGAACCATCACCAGAAGAAATTGCTGAAGATATGGATCTGACTCCGGATAAGGTTAGAGAAATATTAAAAATAGCTCAAGAGCCAGTTTCCCTAGAAACACCTATTGGTGAAGAGGATGACTCCCACTTAGGAGATTTTATTGAAGATCAAGATGCGACCTCTCCTTCAGAGCATGCTGCATATGAATTATTAAAAGAACAATTAGAAGATGTTCTTGATACATTGACAGATCGTGAAGAGAATGTGTTACGTCTTCGCTTCGGCCTAGATGACGGACGTACAAGGACCCTAGAAGAAGTAGGTAAAGTTTTCGGGGTAACTCGTGAACGAATTCGTCAAATTGAAGCAAAAGCATTAAGAAAGTTAAGACATCCTAGTCGTAGCAAGCGATTAAAGGACTTTTTAGAATAA
- the dnaG gene encoding DNA primase: protein MELFTVNRISEDIIEKIRNTIDIVDVVGEYVQLKKQGRNYFGLCPFHGENSPSFSVSTDKQIYHCFGCGAGGNIFSFLMEIEGLSFLEAVQQAAERADVQLPDTFEQPNVSKISTHEAKMIEAHELLKKFYHHLLVNTKEGQEPLQYLTNRGITRDTIDTFGIGYSPSSWDFGTKFLQKRGFTLDLLESAGISIRNPEGRYFDRFRNRIMFPLWNLQGQVTAFSGRVLDGGGEPKYLNSPESEIFQKGKTLYAFHLARPQIRKKQQAILLEGFVDVIALHRAELTNSIATMGTALTEDQIRIIKRNVDHITVCYDSDKAGVEAAYRASAMLKAAGCDVRVAMMPEGLDPDDYIKKFGESKFRTDVIGASLTLMAFKLQYFRRGKDLRDEADRISYIDEVVKEISLLDKPVERDHYLRQLAEEFSISLDALKAQEFQLIKQVKKRDNEHTSRNTISNRPILPKKRMLLAYQNAERLLIAHMLKDRDISFKVQEALGGLFNIEEHSAIATYLYGFYEDGHMPDVNAFLSRIEDIALQRVISEISMLTINEEISPQELNDYVKQVLNYPKMLKIKDKEVERREAERRHEFVKAAQIQMEIIQMQKDLK from the coding sequence ATGGAGTTGTTTACAGTGAATCGAATTTCAGAAGATATTATCGAAAAGATTCGCAATACAATAGACATTGTAGATGTTGTTGGTGAATATGTTCAATTGAAGAAGCAAGGAAGAAATTATTTTGGATTATGTCCCTTCCATGGTGAAAATTCCCCTTCCTTTTCAGTTTCAACCGATAAGCAAATTTATCATTGCTTTGGTTGCGGGGCAGGAGGTAACATTTTTTCATTTCTAATGGAGATTGAAGGACTCTCTTTCCTTGAAGCAGTTCAGCAAGCAGCTGAAAGAGCTGATGTCCAACTTCCGGATACTTTTGAACAACCTAATGTATCTAAAATCTCTACACATGAAGCTAAAATGATAGAGGCTCATGAACTCTTAAAGAAATTTTACCATCATTTACTGGTAAATACAAAGGAAGGTCAAGAACCTTTACAATATTTAACTAACCGAGGCATCACAAGAGATACAATCGATACATTTGGAATTGGCTATTCCCCATCCTCGTGGGACTTTGGAACAAAGTTTTTACAAAAACGAGGATTCACTCTAGATTTACTTGAGAGTGCAGGTATTTCAATTAGAAATCCAGAGGGTCGATATTTTGACCGATTTAGGAATCGAATTATGTTTCCTCTTTGGAACCTTCAAGGTCAAGTGACTGCCTTCAGTGGAAGGGTCTTAGATGGTGGAGGAGAACCAAAATATTTAAACAGCCCAGAGTCAGAAATATTCCAAAAGGGTAAAACACTATATGCATTTCATTTAGCAAGGCCTCAAATTAGAAAAAAGCAACAAGCTATTCTATTAGAAGGTTTCGTAGATGTTATTGCATTACACCGAGCAGAACTTACTAATTCCATAGCAACAATGGGAACTGCTCTTACCGAAGATCAGATCAGGATAATTAAACGAAATGTGGATCATATTACTGTCTGCTATGATTCTGATAAGGCGGGTGTCGAAGCCGCTTATAGGGCATCTGCCATGCTAAAGGCTGCAGGTTGTGATGTAAGGGTAGCAATGATGCCTGAAGGTCTTGATCCTGATGACTACATAAAAAAATTTGGCGAATCCAAGTTTAGAACTGATGTAATAGGGGCAAGTTTAACGTTGATGGCATTTAAGCTTCAGTATTTCAGAAGAGGCAAGGACCTTCGGGATGAAGCAGATCGGATTTCTTATATCGATGAAGTTGTTAAGGAAATTTCACTGCTTGATAAACCAGTTGAAAGAGATCATTACTTAAGACAACTAGCTGAGGAATTTTCCATATCACTAGATGCATTAAAAGCTCAAGAATTTCAACTAATTAAGCAAGTGAAAAAAAGGGATAATGAGCATACATCAAGAAATACTATATCTAATAGACCAATTTTACCAAAGAAGAGAATGCTACTTGCATATCAGAATGCAGAGCGCTTACTAATTGCTCATATGTTGAAGGATCGAGATATCTCTTTTAAGGTCCAGGAGGCATTAGGAGGTTTATTTAATATAGAAGAGCACAGTGCAATAGCCACCTATCTTTATGGATTTTATGAAGATGGCCATATGCCTGATGTTAACGCATTTTTAAGCAGAATTGAGGATATCGCTCTACAAAGAGTTATTTCAGAAATTTCAATGCTTACCATTAATGAAGAAATTTCTCCCCAGGAATTAAATGATTATGTAAAGCAAGTTCTGAACTATCCAAAGATGCTAAAAATAAAGGATAAAGAAGTGGAGCGAAGGGAAGCAGAAAGGCGACATGAATTTGTCAAAGCTGCTCAGATTCAAATGGAAATTATCCAAATGCAGAAAGACCTTAAATAA
- a CDS encoding DUF188 domain-containing protein → MLHIASSYKIDVIFVASYSYVMTNSIGGDWVYVDANKEEVDMYITNHSKKGDVVITQDIVLLSLLLGKGIITMRYISA, encoded by the coding sequence ATCTTACATATTGCTAGTTCATACAAGATTGATGTAATATTTGTTGCCTCATACTCTTATGTTATGACTAATTCGATTGGTGGAGATTGGGTGTATGTTGATGCTAACAAAGAGGAAGTAGATATGTACATCACGAATCATTCTAAAAAGGGTGATGTCGTAATTACTCAGGATATAGTACTTTTGAGCCTATTATTAGGTAAAGGCATTATTACTATGAGGTATATATCCGCATAA
- a CDS encoding pyruvate, water dikinase regulatory protein, whose translation MSNQIIYVVSDSVGETAELVVKAAISQFQTTNTNIRRIPFIEDKSTLKEVIHLAKLNNGIIVFTLVVPELRHYLMEEAKREGVVVVDIIGPLIDRIQETTGLSPLCEPGNVRKLDEDYFRKVEAIEFAVKYDDGRDPRGILRADIVLVGVSRTSKTPLSQYLAHKRLKVANVPIVPEVDPPEELFKVPQTRCFGLKISPNKLNDIRKERLKALGLNDEASYANIERIKVELEYFEKVADKIGCKVIDVSNKAVEETANVILNIYQSTYKI comes from the coding sequence ATGAGTAATCAAATCATCTACGTAGTCTCTGATTCAGTAGGAGAAACAGCAGAATTAGTAGTTAAAGCAGCCATTAGTCAATTTCAAACGACTAATACGAATATTAGAAGAATACCATTCATTGAAGATAAGTCTACATTAAAAGAGGTCATCCACCTTGCGAAGTTAAACAATGGTATCATTGTATTTACTCTGGTTGTTCCTGAATTACGTCATTACTTAATGGAAGAAGCAAAAAGAGAAGGCGTAGTAGTTGTTGATATTATCGGCCCATTAATTGATCGGATCCAAGAAACCACTGGACTTTCGCCACTATGTGAACCAGGAAATGTTAGAAAGTTAGATGAGGACTATTTCAGAAAGGTAGAAGCCATCGAATTTGCAGTTAAGTATGATGATGGACGAGACCCAAGGGGAATATTAAGAGCGGATATCGTCTTGGTTGGTGTATCGAGAACTTCAAAAACACCTTTATCTCAGTACTTGGCACATAAGCGCTTGAAGGTTGCAAACGTACCTATTGTTCCAGAGGTAGACCCACCAGAAGAGTTATTCAAAGTTCCCCAAACTCGTTGTTTTGGATTAAAAATAAGTCCAAATAAGTTGAATGATATTCGTAAAGAAAGACTTAAGGCATTAGGACTTAATGACGAAGCAAGCTATGCCAATATAGAAAGAATAAAGGTAGAGCTAGAGTATTTTGAAAAAGTTGCAGATAAAATCGGTTGTAAAGTCATTGATGTATCCAATAAAGCCGTTGAAGAAACAGCAAATGTTATTTTAAATATCTATCAGTCCACTTATAAGATTTAG
- a CDS encoding CBS domain-containing protein: MLPIELNKRQELILQIVKDNGPITGENIADRLNLTRATLRPDLAILTMAGYLDARPRVGYFYTGKTGSQLLTEKIKKLQVKDYQSIPVVVDENVSVYDAICTMFLEDVGTLFVVNKEALLVGVLSRKDLLRASLGKQELTTIPVNIIMTRMPNITVCKKEDLMIDVAVRLIEKQIDAVPVTKETDKGLEVVGRLTKTNMTKVLVDLGHDEMF; the protein is encoded by the coding sequence GTGTTACCAATCGAGCTGAATAAAAGACAAGAACTTATATTGCAAATTGTTAAAGATAATGGCCCCATTACGGGAGAAAATATAGCTGATCGTTTAAACTTAACGAGAGCAACTCTACGGCCTGATTTGGCGATCTTAACCATGGCAGGTTATTTAGATGCTAGACCTAGGGTTGGTTATTTTTATACAGGAAAAACAGGCTCACAATTACTTACTGAGAAAATAAAGAAACTTCAGGTAAAGGATTATCAATCCATCCCTGTAGTAGTGGATGAAAATGTCTCAGTCTACGATGCAATCTGCACGATGTTTCTTGAGGATGTCGGAACATTATTTGTTGTTAATAAAGAAGCCCTTCTCGTTGGAGTTCTCTCGAGAAAGGACTTGCTACGCGCTAGTCTTGGAAAACAAGAGCTTACCACAATACCAGTTAATATCATCATGACAAGAATGCCGAATATAACCGTTTGTAAGAAAGAAGACTTAATGATAGACGTAGCGGTGCGGTTAATCGAAAAACAAATTGATGCTGTACCCGTAACTAAAGAAACCGACAAGGGTCTTGAGGTTGTTGGGAGATTAACAAAAACAAATATGACAAAGGTGCTAGTTGATCTAGGACATGATGAAATGTTTTAA
- the recO gene encoding DNA repair protein RecO, translating into MLQKVEGIVIRTNDYGETNKIVTIFTRELGKIGVMARGAKKPSSRLSSISQLFTYGYFLVQTGKGLGTLQQGESISSMKHIKSDIIVTAYASFVVELMDKGVDEKNSNPYLFELLYQTLNYMNEGMDVEILTMIFELKMLQVIGLYPHLSSCVSCGQTEGVFSFSVQEGGFLCQDCSGKDRNRQQISPATVRLLRLFYTFDLNRLGNISVKDETKVELKTVITRFYEEYSGLMLKSKRFLTQLDTFKNPL; encoded by the coding sequence TTGCTTCAAAAGGTTGAAGGTATTGTAATAAGAACAAATGATTATGGTGAAACCAATAAAATTGTAACCATTTTTACAAGAGAATTAGGTAAAATCGGCGTAATGGCTAGAGGGGCAAAAAAGCCAAGTAGTCGGTTGTCATCTATTTCCCAGTTATTCACTTATGGATATTTCTTAGTGCAGACTGGTAAAGGACTTGGGACACTTCAGCAAGGTGAGAGTATTTCAAGTATGAAGCACATAAAATCCGACATAATTGTGACAGCTTATGCCTCCTTTGTAGTAGAGCTAATGGATAAGGGAGTAGATGAAAAGAATAGTAATCCATATTTATTCGAACTCCTTTATCAAACGCTAAACTATATGAATGAAGGAATGGATGTAGAGATATTAACCATGATCTTCGAGTTAAAAATGCTTCAGGTTATCGGTCTTTATCCGCACCTATCTAGCTGCGTAAGTTGTGGTCAAACAGAAGGAGTATTTTCCTTCTCGGTACAAGAGGGAGGATTTTTGTGTCAAGATTGTAGTGGGAAGGATAGAAATCGTCAGCAGATTTCCCCAGCCACAGTGAGACTTCTACGTCTTTTCTATACATTTGACTTAAATAGGTTAGGAAATATATCTGTAAAAGACGAAACAAAAGTAGAACTTAAAACTGTCATCACTCGATTCTATGAAGAGTATTCAGGTTTAATGTTAAAGTCTAAAAGATTTTTAACACAGCTTGATACGTTTAAAAATCCTCTCTAA
- a CDS encoding YqzL family protein: MLHFTWKVFSETGNIDTYLLFKELEKDHEPRTEEFSEELAEIDSPIS, encoded by the coding sequence ATGCTACATTTTACTTGGAAAGTGTTTAGTGAGACAGGTAACATAGACACATACCTTCTTTTTAAAGAGCTTGAAAAGGATCATGAACCAAGAACCGAGGAATTTAGTGAGGAGCTAGCAGAAATAGATTCACCAATCTCCTGA
- the era gene encoding GTPase Era, with product MTKEKYNSGFVSIIGRPNVGKSTFLNRVIGQKIAIMSDKPQTTRNKIQGVYTEDHAQIIFIDTPGIHKPKHKLGDFMMKMAQNTLKEVDIVLFMVNVEEGFGRGDEFIIEKLKSTTQPVFLILNKIDQVHPDKLLSMIEQYKALYSFAEIVPISALQGNNVETLVEQIKKYLPEGPQYYPENQVTDHPERFIITELIREKVLHLTREEIPHSIAVVMDSMEKKEGGETIFISATVIVERSSQKGIIIGKQGSMLKEVGQRARHDIEALLGSKVFLELWVKVQKDWRNRLSNLRDYGFREDEY from the coding sequence ATGACAAAGGAAAAATATAATTCAGGGTTCGTATCAATCATTGGGCGACCTAATGTTGGGAAATCTACATTTTTAAACAGAGTCATCGGGCAAAAGATTGCTATTATGAGTGATAAGCCGCAAACAACTCGTAACAAGATTCAGGGTGTTTATACAGAAGATCACGCACAAATAATCTTCATAGACACTCCGGGAATTCATAAACCTAAGCATAAACTTGGCGATTTTATGATGAAAATGGCTCAAAATACGTTAAAAGAAGTTGATATCGTTTTATTTATGGTGAATGTAGAAGAGGGCTTTGGACGTGGTGATGAATTCATCATTGAAAAGTTAAAATCTACAACTCAACCAGTGTTCCTAATCCTAAATAAAATTGATCAAGTACATCCAGATAAACTTTTATCTATGATTGAACAATATAAAGCTCTCTACTCATTTGCTGAGATTGTCCCAATTTCAGCACTACAAGGTAATAATGTCGAGACATTAGTAGAGCAAATTAAGAAGTACCTACCCGAGGGCCCACAATATTATCCGGAGAACCAAGTAACTGATCATCCAGAACGGTTCATTATTACAGAGTTAATTCGTGAAAAGGTTCTACATTTAACAAGAGAGGAAATTCCACATTCTATTGCTGTTGTTATGGACTCCATGGAAAAAAAAGAAGGTGGAGAAACCATATTTATTAGCGCAACTGTGATAGTTGAACGTTCCTCACAAAAAGGAATAATAATTGGAAAACAAGGCTCCATGCTTAAGGAAGTAGGTCAAAGAGCTAGACATGATATTGAAGCATTACTTGGCTCAAAAGTGTTTCTTGAGCTGTGGGTAAAGGTTCAGAAAGATTGGCGTAATCGTTTATCAAATCTTCGTGACTATGGATTTAGAGAAGACGAATATTAA
- a CDS encoding cytidine deaminase: MNIDQLILEAKEARDLAYVPYSKFKVGAALLSKDGKVYKGCNIENAAYSMTNCAERTALFKAVSEGDVEFAAIAVVADTDRPVPPCGACRQVISELCPGDMKVYLTNLHGEVQELTVSELLPGAFSAEDLKDDKGKI; the protein is encoded by the coding sequence TTGAATATTGATCAATTGATTCTAGAAGCAAAAGAAGCAAGAGACCTAGCATATGTACCTTACTCAAAGTTTAAGGTCGGAGCAGCTTTGCTCTCAAAGGATGGAAAAGTATATAAAGGATGTAACATTGAAAATGCTGCTTATAGCATGACCAATTGTGCTGAACGAACTGCTCTGTTTAAAGCTGTTTCTGAGGGGGACGTTGAGTTTGCAGCGATTGCGGTTGTGGCTGATACAGATCGTCCAGTTCCGCCATGTGGAGCATGTCGTCAAGTCATATCAGAGTTATGTCCAGGGGATATGAAGGTTTATTTAACAAATTTACATGGAGAAGTACAGGAACTAACAGTTTCAGAATTGCTACCAGGTGCATTTTCAGCGGAGGACTTAAAAGATGACAAAGGAAAAATATAA
- a CDS encoding diacylglycerol kinase family protein, protein MIRDWGRLIRSFKYASAGILHAFKSEQNIRIHTISVVVIFGIAVILDANRWEWMILLILVGGIISLELINTAIERTIDLVTNKEIHPLAKQAKDVAAGAVLIFAVISVIIGIIIFYDNFLSFLNFLTI, encoded by the coding sequence ATGATAAGAGATTGGGGTAGGTTAATACGAAGTTTCAAGTATGCTTCGGCAGGTATTTTGCATGCTTTTAAATCTGAACAAAATATACGAATTCATACTATAAGTGTGGTAGTCATATTTGGTATTGCGGTCATATTGGATGCAAACAGATGGGAGTGGATGATTCTTCTTATATTAGTGGGGGGAATTATTTCACTTGAGCTGATTAACACTGCTATAGAGAGAACCATTGACCTTGTAACAAATAAAGAAATACACCCCTTAGCGAAACAAGCTAAAGATGTTGCGGCCGGAGCAGTCCTGATTTTCGCCGTAATCTCAGTCATTATTGGTATCATTATTTTTTATGATAATTTCCTTAGTTTTTTAAATTTTCTTACTATTTGA
- the ybeY gene encoding rRNA maturation RNase YbeY encodes MKLIIDFLDETEEVEQSLLNDLEGLLQLAADLEGVPDQTELSVTFVKNERIQEINKEYRGKDQPTDVISFAMEEMGEGEMEIIGDHLPKHLGDLIISTEQAVLQAEEYGHSYMRELGFLTVHGFLHLLGYDHMNEEDEKEMFTRQEEILKVYGLVR; translated from the coding sequence ATGAAACTAATTATCGATTTTTTAGATGAAACAGAAGAAGTGGAGCAATCCTTACTTAATGATTTAGAAGGACTTCTTCAATTAGCTGCTGATCTGGAAGGAGTTCCAGATCAGACAGAGCTATCTGTAACGTTTGTTAAAAATGAACGTATACAGGAAATAAATAAAGAATATCGAGGTAAAGATCAACCAACCGATGTCATATCTTTTGCTATGGAAGAAATGGGCGAAGGTGAAATGGAGATTATCGGGGATCATTTGCCAAAACACTTAGGTGATTTGATTATCTCGACTGAACAGGCAGTGTTACAAGCAGAGGAATACGGACATTCATATATGAGAGAACTAGGATTTCTAACAGTTCATGGATTTCTACATCTACTTGGTTATGACCATATGAATGAAGAGGACGAAAAAGAGATGTTTACTAGACAAGAGGAAATTTTGAAAGTATATGGACTAGTGAGATAA